One genomic region from Anguilla rostrata isolate EN2019 chromosome 2, ASM1855537v3, whole genome shotgun sequence encodes:
- the LOC135249333 gene encoding histone H3 gives MARTKQTARKSTGGKAPRKQLATKAARKSAPATGGVKKPHRYRPGTVALREIRRYQKSTELLIRKLPFQRLVREIAQDFKTDLRFQSSAVMALQEASEAYLVGLFEDTNLCAIHAKRVTIMPKDIQLARRIRGERA, from the coding sequence ATGGCCAGAACTAAGCAGACCGCACGTAAGTCAACTGGTGGTAAAGCCCCCAGAAAACAGCTTGCCACGAAGGCGGCGCGTAAGAGCGCGCCTGCAACGGGCGGCGTGAAGAAGCCTCACCGCTACAGGCCTGGTACTGTGGCTCTGCGAGAAATCCGCCGTTATCAGAAGTCTACTGAGCTACTGATTCGTAAACTGCCCTTCCAGCGCCTTGTGAGAGAGATCGCTCAGGATTTCAAGACCGATCTCCGATTCCAAAGCTCAGCAGTCATGGCTCTGCAGGAGGCTAGCGAGGCATATCTCGTTGGTCTGTTCGAGGACACCAATCTGTGCGCAATTCACGCCAAGAGAGTGACCATCATGCCCAAGGATATCCAGCTAGCCCGCCGCATCCGGGGAGAGCGCGCTTAA
- the LOC135249338 gene encoding histone H2A produces MSGRGKTGGKARAKAKTRSSRAGLQFPVGRVHRLLRKGNYAERVGAGAPVYLAAVLEYLTAEILELAGNAARDNKKTRIIPRHLQLAVRNDEELNKLLGGVTIAQGGVLPNIQAVLLPKKTEKAVKAK; encoded by the coding sequence ATGAGTGGACGGGGCAAAACTGGCGGTAAGGCGAGGGCGAAGGCTAAGACTCGTTCATCGAGGGCGGGACTGCAGTTTCCAGTAGGTCGCGTTCACCGCTTGCTGCGTAAAGGAAACTATGCCGAGCGCGTTGGTGCCGGTGCTCCAGTTTATCTGGCTGCTGTGCTCGAGTATCTGACCGCTGAAATTCTGGAGCTGGCTGGTAATGCGGCCCGCGACAACAAGAAAACTCGCATCATTCCCAGACATCTGCAGCTGGCAGTGCGTAATGACGAAGAGCTGAACAAACTGCTCGGAGGCGTCACTATCGCCCAGGGCGGAGTACTGCCCAACATCCAAGCTGTTCTGCTCCCCAAGAAAACCGAAAAGGCTGTGAAGGCAAAGTGA